The sequence CGTGATCGCCGACTCCGGCAACTGGGACATCGGCCGGCCCGCGCTGACCACCTCGCTGCGCGGTCTGGTCAACCTGTTCGTCGAGGTCAAGGTGCTGAAGAGCGCCGTGCACAGCGGCATGTTCGGCGGCCCCGTGCCGGACGCGCTGATCACCCTGGCCCGGCTGCTGAGCACGCTGCACGACGACGACGGCGAGGTGGCGGTCGCCGGTCTGGTCGGCCGCGAGGGCGCCAGCGTCGACTACCCGCAGGACCGGTTCCGCCACGAGGCCGGGATGCTCGACGGGGTCGGCCTGATCGGCCGGGGCACCATCACGGACCGGATCTGGACCAAGCCGGCGATCTCGGTGCTCGGCATCGACGCGCCGCGCACCCTGGAGGCGGCCAACGCCCTGCAGGCGACGGCCAAGGCCAAGATCAGCGTGCGGGTCGCTCCCGGCGACGATCCCGGATCGGTGTACGCCGCGGTCAAGAGCCACCTGGAGAAGCATGTCGCCTGGGGCGCCCACGTCGAGGTGACGCTGGAGAGCGAGGGCAACCCGTCGGTGATCGAGGCCACCGGCCCCGGGTTCGAGGCCGCCCGCGCCGCGTTCCGGTCCGCCTGGGACGGCGCCGAGCCGGTGGACATGGGCGTCGGCGGCTCGATTCCGTTCATCGCCACCTTCCAGGAGCTGTTCCCCGATGCGACGATCCTGGTGACCGGTGTCGAAGACCCGCACTCCGCGGCGCACGGGCCGAACGAGAGCCTGCACCTGGGTGAGTTCGAGCGGGTCTGCGTGGCCGAGGCGCTGCTGCTCAAGAACGTTGCGGAGACCCTGACGAAGTGACATAGGACGGAGTCGACGATGGCCGAGCTGTCGTGTGAGGTCCTCGTGGTGGGCGCCGGTCCGACCGGCCTGATGCTCGCCAACTGGCTGACCCGGCTCGGCGTGCGGGTGCTCGTGGTGGACGGCAAGGATGGTCCCACCCGCGAGTCCCGGGCGCTCGTGGTGCAGGCGCGCAGCCTGGAAATCTACGACCAGCTCGGCATCGGCGACCAGGTGCTGGACGCGGCCCGCCGGGCGCAGGCGCTCGCGCCCGGCACCGGGGCGCGGGTGTTCGGGCGGATCCCGCTCGGGGCGCTCGGGCGCGGGGTCACACCGTACCCGTACATCGAGGTGCTGGAGCAGAGCCGCAACGAGGAGATCCTCTACGACAACCTGCGCAAGCTCGGTGGTGACGTGGTGTGGGAGACCCCGGTCACCGCGGTCGTGCAGATCGAGGAGGGCGTCGAGGCGAAGGTCGGCAACGACACCGTCCGGGCCCGGTTCTGTGTCGGCTGCGACGGGGCGAACTCCGCGGTTCGCAAGGCGCGACGGATTCCCTTCGAGGGCAGCACCAGCCCGCAGCGGTTCTACGTGCTCGACGCGGTCGCGGCGACCGGGCTGGCCGCCGACTCGATCAACGCACGGCCCGGCGGGCGCGACTTCCTGCTGGCCTTCCCGATGCCGGGGCCGGGCAACTGGCGGCTGATCGGGGTCGTCCGGGACTCCGACGGCGACGGCCGGCTGGACGAGGAGGACGTGCGGGGCCGGCTGCGGGAGAGGTTCGCGGTGACGTTCGCCGAGGCGCGCTGGTTCGCCACGTACCGGGTGCACCACCGGATCGCCGCGGCGTTCCGGGACGGGCCGTTCTTCCTGGCCGGTGACGCCGGCCACGTGCACTCGCCGGTCGGCGGGCAGGGCATGAACACCGGGCTGCAGGATGCCCACAACCTGGCCTTCAAGCTGGCCGACGTGCTGCGCGGCCGGTGCCGGGACAGCTGGCTGGACCGGTACGAACAGGAGCGCCGCCCGGTCGCGAAGACCCTGGTGGCCACCACCGACCGGTTGTTCCGGGTGATCACCTCGGACCGTCCGGTGACCCGGGTGGCGCGTGCCGCGGTGATCCCGCTGATCGCCCCGGTGGCGGTGCGGGTGCTGCCCCGGTCGGCGGGCGGGTCCCGGCTCTTCGAGTACGTCTCCCAGGTGCGCATCCACTACCCGGTCGGGCCGCAGGCGCGTACCCCGGACGGCAAACGCGACCCGGTGGTCGGCCGCCGGCTGCCCTGGACGGGCGGGAACTTCGCGGTGCTGCGCACCGCCGACTGGCAGATCCACGGGTACGGCGGGGTCGAGGGCACCGAGGCGCCCGATCTGGGGCTGCCGGTGCACGTGTTCCCGGCGGCGCCGGCGACGCCGCTGCAGCCCGGCCACTTCTATCTGGTACGCCCGGACGGCTTCGTCGCGGCGCGGGCCCGCCCGGCCGAGGCGGAGATGAGGTTCCGCCACGCGATGGCGCTGTGATCGGCGACCGATCCTGTTAGGATTCGAACATGCGTTCGATAACTGCTGTTCCGAACGGCAGCGTGGCCCGGGCCAGGTCTGCCGGGCCCCGCGCCACGCTGGATCGGCTTCGGACTCGCGATCGGATCGAGTCGATCGCGCGGCTGCGTGCCGCGGTCCGGGCTTTGGGGGACGTCGACGTCTCCGGGTGGGACGACGCCACCCTCACCGAGCATCTGGACGAGCTCTCCCGGGCGCTGTGCGGCATCGACGCCGAGCTCACCCGGGTGGCCGAGGCGGTCCGGGCCCGCGGCTTCCGGATCGACGAGCGACTCGCGGCCTGACCGCCCGGCGCGCCCGGCTCTGCGATTCGTCGGGACCTCCGGTGCACGGATGTGCCTGCCAGGATGAGAGCCATGCGATTTGTGGACATCGCGGCGACGTCGGCCGCCGTCGCGGCGACCGCGGGACGGAAGGCCAAGATCGAGCTGTTGGCCGACGCGCTGCGGCGGCTGGAGCCCACCGAGATCGCGGCCGGCTCCGCGTACCTCGCGGGCGAGCTGCGGCAACGCCAGACCGGGGTGGGATATGCCGGTCTGCGCGACCGGCCCGTCCCGGCCACCGAGCCGACCCTGACCGTCGCCGCGGTCGACGCGGCGATCGCCGAGATCGCCACCGTGGCCGGCGCCGGATCGCAGGCTCGCCGCCGGGAGCTGCTCGGCGCGCTGTTCGGGGCGGCCACCGCCGACGAGCAGCGGTTGCTGGTCGGGCTGTTCGGCGGGGAGCTGCGCCAGGGCGCGCAGGCCGGGCTGCTGGCCGAGGCCATCGCGGTGGCCGCGCAGGTGCCGGTCACCGGCGTACGCCGCGCCCTGCTCCTGTCCGGCGACCTCAAGCAGGTCGCGGTCGCCGCGCTGACCGGCGGCGCCCCCGCGCTCGCCGCGATGCGTCTGCGGGTCGGCACCCCGCTCACCCCGATGCTGGCGCAGAGCGCCCCGGACGTCGGCGCGGCTCTGCTGGCCACCGGCACGCCCGCGGTGGTCGACGCCAAGCTGGACGGCATCCGGATCCAGGTGCACCGTTCCGGTGGCGAGGTGGCCGTCTTCACCCGCAGCCTGGACGACATCACCGCACGGCTGCCCGAGGTGGTCGCGGCGGTCCGGGCGCTGCCGCTGCGCGAGGCGGTGCTCGACGGCGAGGCGATGGCGCTCGACGAGCGGGGCCGGCCCCGCCCGTTCCAGGAGACGTCCAGTCGTGCCGCGACCAGGGGAAAGACCAACCCGCTCGCCCTGGTGCCGTACTTCTTCGACGTTCTCCATCTGGACGGCGCCGACCTGCTCGACGAGCCGGGACGGGTGCGCTGGGCCGCTCTGGCCGACACCCTCCCGGACAGTCTGACCGTCGGGCGGCGGACGGCGGAGACCGAGGAACAGGCCGCCGCCGCGTTCGCCGCCGCCCTGGCCGCCGGGCAGGAGGGGGTCGTCGTCAAGGCCCCCGACGCACCGTACGACGTGGGCCGCCGCGGCTCCGCCTGGGTGAAGGTGAAACCGCGGCACACCCTGGACCTGGTGGTGCTGGCGGTCGAGTGGGGCCACGGGCGGCGCCGGGGCTGGCTGTCCAACCTGCACCTGGGCGCCCGCGATCCGGGGACCGGCGGGTTCGTGATGCTCGGCAAGACGTTCAAGGGGCTCACCGACGAGCTGCTGCGCTGGCAGACCGAGCGGTTCACACAGCTGGCCGTCGAGGACGACGGCTGGGTGGTTCGGGTGCGGCCGGAGCAGGTCGTCGAGGTGGCGTTCGACGGGGTGCAGACGTCGCCGCGGTATCCGGGCGGGGTGGCGCTGCGGTTCGCCCGGGTGCTGCGGTACCGGGAGGACAAGACCGCGGCGGAGGCGGACACCCTCGACGCGGTCCGGGCGATCGGCGCTCGCCCGGATGGCGCGTGACCGGCATCGCCCGGTCGGTGCCTTGACCGATACGGCCCGCCGGCTTCCGCGTGCCGGGCGCCGGGAACCCCGGCCGGGCGTGAGAAAGGCGGGCAGCGCGGCAGGACGGGACCGTGGCGGGCAGCGCGCGGCGGGTGGCGGCAGCG is a genomic window of Actinoplanes teichomyceticus ATCC 31121 containing:
- a CDS encoding FAD-dependent monooxygenase, yielding MAELSCEVLVVGAGPTGLMLANWLTRLGVRVLVVDGKDGPTRESRALVVQARSLEIYDQLGIGDQVLDAARRAQALAPGTGARVFGRIPLGALGRGVTPYPYIEVLEQSRNEEILYDNLRKLGGDVVWETPVTAVVQIEEGVEAKVGNDTVRARFCVGCDGANSAVRKARRIPFEGSTSPQRFYVLDAVAATGLAADSINARPGGRDFLLAFPMPGPGNWRLIGVVRDSDGDGRLDEEDVRGRLRERFAVTFAEARWFATYRVHHRIAAAFRDGPFFLAGDAGHVHSPVGGQGMNTGLQDAHNLAFKLADVLRGRCRDSWLDRYEQERRPVAKTLVATTDRLFRVITSDRPVTRVARAAVIPLIAPVAVRVLPRSAGGSRLFEYVSQVRIHYPVGPQARTPDGKRDPVVGRRLPWTGGNFAVLRTADWQIHGYGGVEGTEAPDLGLPVHVFPAAPATPLQPGHFYLVRPDGFVAARARPAEAEMRFRHAMAL
- a CDS encoding dipeptidase; translation: MTESDLRATLAREMPGVRADLERLVRIPGIAFEGFDHSHVERSAEAVAELLRGCGLDTRIVRHGGQPAVIGRRPAPPGAPTVLLYAHHDVQPAGDPALWESDPFEPVERDGRLYGRGAADDKAGVMAHVAALRAFGDRLPVGVVVFVEGEEEYGSDSLDAIIQAHLEELRSDVIVIADSGNWDIGRPALTTSLRGLVNLFVEVKVLKSAVHSGMFGGPVPDALITLARLLSTLHDDDGEVAVAGLVGREGASVDYPQDRFRHEAGMLDGVGLIGRGTITDRIWTKPAISVLGIDAPRTLEAANALQATAKAKISVRVAPGDDPGSVYAAVKSHLEKHVAWGAHVEVTLESEGNPSVIEATGPGFEAARAAFRSAWDGAEPVDMGVGGSIPFIATFQELFPDATILVTGVEDPHSAAHGPNESLHLGEFERVCVAEALLLKNVAETLTK
- a CDS encoding ATP-dependent DNA ligase; amino-acid sequence: MRFVDIAATSAAVAATAGRKAKIELLADALRRLEPTEIAAGSAYLAGELRQRQTGVGYAGLRDRPVPATEPTLTVAAVDAAIAEIATVAGAGSQARRRELLGALFGAATADEQRLLVGLFGGELRQGAQAGLLAEAIAVAAQVPVTGVRRALLLSGDLKQVAVAALTGGAPALAAMRLRVGTPLTPMLAQSAPDVGAALLATGTPAVVDAKLDGIRIQVHRSGGEVAVFTRSLDDITARLPEVVAAVRALPLREAVLDGEAMALDERGRPRPFQETSSRAATRGKTNPLALVPYFFDVLHLDGADLLDEPGRVRWAALADTLPDSLTVGRRTAETEEQAAAAFAAALAAGQEGVVVKAPDAPYDVGRRGSAWVKVKPRHTLDLVVLAVEWGHGRRRGWLSNLHLGARDPGTGGFVMLGKTFKGLTDELLRWQTERFTQLAVEDDGWVVRVRPEQVVEVAFDGVQTSPRYPGGVALRFARVLRYREDKTAAEADTLDAVRAIGARPDGA